The following coding sequences lie in one Populus nigra chromosome 15, ddPopNigr1.1, whole genome shotgun sequence genomic window:
- the LOC133673933 gene encoding protein phosphatase 1 regulatory inhibitor subunit PPP1R7 homolog, whose amino-acid sequence MDGAQPPNGSNPEADDQTVEIDPSSTILDLTSFQLHDLSSVDLSSSLTELDLTANRLSSLDPRIAHLSNLKKFSLRQNLIDDAAVEPFCRWDSLSALQELVLRDNKLKKIPDSSIFKNLLVFDVSFNEITSLHGLSKVSNTLKELYVSKNEITKIEEIDHLYQLQILELGSNRLRVMESMQNFTSLQELWLGRNRIKVVNLCGLKCIKKLSLQSNRLTSMKGFEECVALEELYLSHNGIAKMEGLSTLVNLRVLDVSSNKLTSVNDIQNLTQLEDLWLNDNQIESLEGVSEAVVSSREKLTTIYLENNPCAKSTMYSAFLRQIFPNIQQIDSSVFA is encoded by the exons ATGGACGGCGCGCAACCACCAAACGGCTCAAACCCGGAGGCGGACGATCAAACGGTCGAAATCGATCCATCAAGCACCATCCTGGACCTAACCAGCTTTCAGCTTCATGATCTCAGCTCAGTGGATTTATCTTCGAGTCTCACCGAGTTAGACCTGACCGCTAATCGGCTATCGAGCTTGGACCCTAGAATCGCTCATCTCTCGAACCTGAAAAAGTTCTCTCTCCGTCAAAACCTCATCGACGATGCTGCTGTTGAGCCTTTCTGTCGCTGGGACTCGTTATCCGCTCTCCAG GAGCTGGTGTTAAGGGATAATAAGCTAAAGAAAATACCGGATAGCAGCATATTCAAGAATCTTTTGGTTTTTGATGTTTCTTTCAATGAAATTACTTCATTGCATGGATTGTCTAAAGTCTCAAATACTCTCAAGGAACTTTATGTATCTAAAAATGAAATTACCAAGATAGAGGAGATTGATCACCTTTATCAGTTGCAAATTCTCGAACTTGGTTCCAACAGATTACGG GTGATGGAGAGCATGCAAAATTTTACAAGTTTACAGGAGCTGTGGCTGGGAAGAAATCGTATCAAAGTAGTTAATCTATGTGGGCTGAAATGCATCAAGAAGCTTAGCTTGCAAAGCAACCGTTTAACTTCTATGAAAGGGTTTGAG GAATGTGTTGCTTTAGAAGAACTGTACTTGAGCCATAATGGTATTGCCAAAATGGAAGGCTTGTCAACCTTGGTCAACCTCCGTGTACTCGATGTATCATCTAACAAGCTAACTTCAGTGAATGATATTCAGAACCTTACCCA GTTAGAGGATCTGTGGCTCAATGACAACCAAATAGAATCACTTGAAGGCGTTTCTGAGGCAGTCGTCAGTTCAAGAGAGAAACTAACAACTATCTACCTTGAAAACAATCCATGT GCAAAGTCTACAATGTACTCTGCCTTTTTGAGACAGATTTTTCCAAATATTCAGCAAATTGACTCCAGTGTGTTTGCTTAG
- the LOC133674903 gene encoding SNW/SKI-interacting protein-like: MAALKELLPPAKSTSATYYDHSNDPWFKQRFSSSEVEQSAGGGGINYKPVPLYLQRKGFVPRKVEDFGDGGAFPEIHVAQYPLDMGRNKSAKPGSKILALTVDAHGNVAYDAIVRQNENAKKIVYSQHKDLIPKILRSEEEGDEDGDGDEELQKEIEDTTLETKAALEKIVNVRLSAAQPKNVPKQSSDSKYIKYKPSQQSAAFNSGAKERIIRMVEMPLDPLEPPKFKHKRVPKASGSPPVPVMHSPPRPVTVKDQQDWKIPPCISNWKNPKGYTIPLDKRLAADGRGLQDVQINDNFAKLSEALYVAEQKAREAVAMRSKVQKEMMMKEKERKEQELRALAQKARSERTGAAPPPSAPVPSERGAMDDVDMRGDYEHVKDRERDAPKETREEREERLRREKIREERRRERERERRLEAKDAAMGKKSKITRDRDRDISEKVALGMASTGAGKGGEVAYDQRLFNQEKGMDSGFAADDQYSVYDKGLFTAQPTLSTLYRPKKDVDAEMYGGADEQLDKIMKTERFKPDKEFAGTSQRTGPRDRPVEFEKDEEEADPFGLDQFLTEVKKGKKPTDKVGTGGTMRASAGSSMRDGHDGGSGRTRIGFERGR; encoded by the coding sequence ATGGCGGCTTTAAAGGAATTACTGCCTCCGGCGAAATCAACCAGCGCAACTTATTATGATCATTCAAATGATCCGTGGTTCAAGCAGAGGTTTAGTTCATCTGAGGTTGAACAATCTGCTGGTGGTGGTGGGATCAATTATAAACCTGTACCTCTTTACTTGCAGCGGAAGGGTTTTGTTCCCAGGAAAGTTGAAGATTTTGGAGATGGGGGTGCGTTTCCAGAGATTCATGTTGCGCAGTACCCTCTTGATATGGGTAGGAATAAGTCTGCGAAACCTGGGTCCAAGATTTTGGCTTTGACTGTTGATGCTCATGGGAATGTTGCGTATGACGCTATTGTGAGACAGAATGAGAATGCTAAGAAGATTGTGTATTCTCAGCATAAGGATTTGATTCCGAAGATTTTGAGGAGTGAGGAAGAGGGAGATGAGGATGGGGATGGGGATGAGGAATTGCAGAAAGAGATCGAGGACACTACGCTGGAAACTAAAGCTGCGCTTGAAAAGATTGTGAATGTCAGATTGAGTGCAGCGCAGCCGAAGAATGTGCCCAAACAGTCTTCGGATTCCAAGTATATAAAGTACAAGCCTTCGCAACAGTCGGCAGCGTTTAACTCGGGTGCAAAAGAGAGGATTATTAGAATGGTGGAGATGCCGTTGGACCCGCTTGAGCCACCTAAGTTCAAGCATAAGAGGGTTCCAAAGGCATCGGGATCACCACCTGTGCCAGTTATGCACTCGCCACCTCGACCTGTGACCGTGAAGGATCAGCAGGATTGGAAAATCCCACCTTGTATCTCAAATTGGAAGAACCCTAAGGGCTACACGATTCCTCTTGATAAGCGTCTGGCTGCTGATGGAAGAGGTTTGCAGGATGTTcaaattaatgataattttgcTAAGCTGTCAGAAGCCCTTTATGTTGCTGAGCAAAAGGCTAGAGAAGCTGTTGCTATGAGATCCAAGGTTCAAAAGGAGATGATGATGaaggagaaggaaaggaaagagcAGGAGTTGCGGGCATTAGCTCAGAAAGCTCGTTCTGAGAGAACTGGTGCTGCACCCCCACCGTCTGCTCCAGTCCCATCAGAGAGGGGTGCAATGGATGATGTTGACATGAGAGGGGATTATGAGCATGTGAAGGACAGGGAGAGGGATGCCCCAAAGGAGACAAGGGAAGAGAGGGAAGAGAGGCTGCGGCGTGAGAAAATTCGAGAGGAGCGCCGTCGAGaaagggagagagaaagaagattgGAAGCAAAAGATGCTGCAATGGGTAAGAAGAGCAAGATCACTAGAGATAGAGATCGTGACATCAGCGAGAAGGTTGCTCTTGGTATGGCCTCTACTGGAGCTGGAAAAGGGGGAGAAGTTGCATATGATCAAAGGTTGTTCAACCAAGAGAAAGGAATGGATTCTGGTTTTGCTGCTGATGATCAATACAGTGTGTATGATAAAGGACTTTTCACGGCTCAGCCCACACTTTCAACTCTATACCGGCCGAAGAAAGATGTTGATGCTGAAATGTATGGAGGCGCAGATGAGCAATTAGATAAGATAATGAAGACAGAACGATTCAAACCTGACAAGGAATTTGCTGGTACTTCACAGAGGACTGGTCCACGTGACAGGCCAGTTGAGTTTGAGAAGGATGAAGAAGAAGCCGATCCATTTGGTCTGGATCAGTTCTTGACTGAAGTAAAGAAGGGTAAGAAACCGACTGACAAAGTTGGTACTGGTGGCACAATGAGAGCTAGTGCAGGATCTTCAATGCGAGATGGCCATGATGGAGGCTCTGGTAGAACTCGTATTGGATTTGAGAGAGGGCGTTAG